The Planococcus versutus genome contains a region encoding:
- a CDS encoding FecCD family ABC transporter permease — MNPKIPFPVKFILSLFLLVLTLIVSLIFGAADISLKEVVLALFSTRFSDGIGVIREIRLPREIAAIFVGAALAVSGAMMQGMTRNPLADPGLLGLTAGANAALAITLAFIPAANYFGIMIACFIGAAVGAALVFGIGAVKKGGFSPFRIVLAGAAISAFLTAIAEGVGLYFNISKNISQWTAGGLIGTSWGQLQVVVPFIAVSLLIAIFLSRQLTILSLSEEAAIGLGQKTAQIKAILFVIITLLAGAAVALAGNMAFIGLMIPHVVRAIVGTDYRFIIPMSAVAGAIFMLLADLIGRTINAPFETPVAAIIAIIGLPFFLIIVRKGGKAFS; from the coding sequence ATGAATCCTAAAATACCCTTTCCCGTAAAATTCATTTTGAGCCTGTTTCTATTAGTACTGACACTTATCGTCTCGTTGATTTTTGGGGCGGCAGATATCAGTCTAAAAGAAGTGGTGCTGGCATTGTTTTCAACTCGTTTTAGTGATGGCATCGGTGTGATCCGAGAAATCCGTCTACCCCGCGAAATTGCTGCTATTTTTGTTGGGGCGGCGTTGGCCGTTTCTGGAGCGATGATGCAAGGCATGACACGGAATCCGCTAGCCGATCCAGGTCTCCTTGGCCTAACGGCTGGAGCAAATGCCGCGTTGGCTATTACTTTGGCCTTTATCCCTGCAGCCAATTATTTCGGTATCATGATTGCCTGCTTTATCGGTGCCGCTGTTGGTGCCGCTTTGGTATTCGGCATTGGCGCTGTAAAAAAAGGTGGCTTTTCACCTTTTCGAATCGTCCTTGCAGGAGCGGCTATTTCGGCTTTTCTAACCGCGATTGCTGAAGGAGTCGGTCTCTACTTTAATATCTCTAAAAATATTTCACAATGGACAGCAGGTGGATTGATTGGCACCTCCTGGGGACAATTACAAGTCGTTGTTCCGTTTATCGCTGTTTCTTTACTGATTGCTATATTCTTATCAAGACAATTGACCATTCTTAGTTTGAGCGAAGAAGCCGCAATTGGGCTGGGGCAAAAAACAGCACAAATCAAAGCCATTCTCTTTGTTATTATTACATTGCTTGCGGGAGCTGCTGTTGCACTTGCTGGCAATATGGCTTTTATCGGCTTAATGATTCCTCACGTCGTAAGAGCAATTGTGGGAACTGATTACCGCTTTATCATCCCAATGTCTGCAGTAGCTGGAGCTATTTTTATGCTGTTGGCTGATCTTATCGGCCGAACCATCAATGCACCGTTCGAAACACCCGTAGCAGCAATCATCGCGATTATTGGCTTGCCTTTCTTCTTGATCATTGTTCGTAAAGGAGGCAAAGCATTCTCATGA
- a CDS encoding FecCD family ABC transporter permease, protein MIHPTLRKKQRISYYVLLALILLTAITSIGLGYSPISYDRLMPAILGEGTFKEEFILFSIRLPRILITLLAGMALALSGAILQSVTRNDLADPGIIGINSGAGVAISVFFLFVPVEAGAFAYLLPIVAFAGALLTAVLIYIFSYSRSTGLQPIRLVLVGIGFSMALSGVMIVLISSAEPEKVDFIANWLAGSIWGADWPFIVAIVPWLLVLIPFTLYKANRMNVLSLSDPVAIGIGVSLEKERLVLLLAAVALAASAVSVTGGIAFIGLMAPHIAKAIVGPRHQLFLPLAILIGGWLLLLADTIGRNLLEPSGIPAGIMAALIGAPYFIYLLLRK, encoded by the coding sequence ATGATTCATCCGACCTTACGAAAAAAACAACGAATTTCGTATTACGTATTACTCGCGTTAATCTTATTGACTGCTATTACTAGTATTGGCTTAGGTTATTCTCCTATCTCTTATGATCGCTTAATGCCTGCTATTCTAGGAGAAGGTACTTTTAAAGAAGAATTCATCTTGTTTTCCATTCGCTTGCCGCGTATTTTAATAACCTTACTAGCTGGAATGGCATTGGCGTTATCTGGTGCGATTTTACAAAGTGTAACACGCAATGATCTCGCAGATCCTGGTATTATCGGCATCAACTCCGGAGCAGGTGTAGCCATTTCAGTATTCTTCTTATTTGTACCTGTAGAAGCTGGTGCCTTTGCTTATTTACTTCCTATCGTTGCTTTTGCAGGAGCACTTTTAACTGCTGTTTTAATTTATATATTTTCATACTCTCGCAGCACGGGGCTGCAGCCTATTCGTTTAGTGCTCGTCGGAATTGGTTTTTCGATGGCCTTATCTGGCGTGATGATTGTACTGATTTCTTCTGCTGAACCAGAAAAAGTCGATTTTATCGCCAATTGGTTAGCAGGGAGTATTTGGGGAGCAGATTGGCCGTTTATCGTTGCTATTGTGCCATGGCTATTAGTATTAATTCCATTTACATTGTACAAAGCAAACCGCATGAATGTTCTTAGTTTGAGTGATCCTGTCGCTATTGGCATTGGCGTTTCTCTTGAAAAAGAACGTCTTGTTTTACTACTTGCGGCTGTCGCCTTGGCCGCTTCTGCCGTTTCTGTTACCGGTGGAATTGCGTTTATTGGATTAATGGCACCGCATATAGCCAAAGCAATTGTCGGACCTCGCCACCAATTATTCTTGCCACTCGCGATTTTGATTGGCGGTTGGTTATTGTTACTAGCAGACACCATCGGACGAAACTTACTTGAGCCTTCTGGGATTCCAGCAGGCATTATGGCTGCGTTGATCGGTGCTCCTTATTTTATTTATTTATTGTTGAGAAAATAA
- a CDS encoding EAL domain-containing protein, whose amino-acid sequence MPCNSCAVTAINFEIKLEGQKNLSALQLVIDHLERQKIKVVQKDNKLQLDEQGAREFLDFCTDLLEKENVVYRINQEAWQPVEKMTDVFATEWIDEVIKNEQLVCHYQPIVDSSETVYAYEMLARFHSKEGSMIYPNEVFPAAKTRGRLYALDRVCRMTAVKYAAALKGKKAFINFIPTSIYSPEFCLRSTIELSERLGVNPKSLVFEVVETEKVDDLNHLKKILRYYRDRGFDYALDDVGEGYSTIELLADLKPKYMKLDMQYVFNVAKDIEKQKIARRFLEKALEIGSIPLAEGIETYQDFEWLKQLGYQLFQGYYFGKPAASPLSEV is encoded by the coding sequence ATGCCATGCAATAGCTGTGCAGTTACAGCCATCAATTTTGAAATTAAGCTAGAAGGACAGAAAAATCTTTCGGCGTTGCAACTTGTCATAGATCATTTGGAAAGACAAAAAATAAAAGTCGTGCAAAAAGACAACAAACTACAGTTAGATGAACAAGGTGCTAGAGAATTTCTGGATTTTTGCACTGATTTGTTGGAAAAGGAAAATGTCGTTTATCGCATCAATCAAGAAGCGTGGCAACCGGTAGAAAAAATGACTGACGTTTTTGCGACAGAGTGGATTGATGAAGTCATCAAAAACGAACAGCTCGTTTGCCATTATCAACCAATCGTCGATAGTAGTGAAACGGTTTATGCTTATGAAATGCTTGCACGTTTTCACAGTAAAGAAGGTTCGATGATTTATCCCAATGAGGTGTTTCCTGCAGCAAAAACACGCGGCCGTTTATACGCATTAGACCGTGTTTGCCGCATGACTGCTGTAAAATACGCAGCTGCATTAAAGGGGAAAAAAGCGTTTATTAACTTTATTCCGACGTCTATATACTCACCCGAATTTTGCTTGCGTTCGACAATTGAGTTGTCAGAGCGATTAGGCGTCAATCCAAAGTCGTTAGTATTTGAAGTTGTGGAAACGGAAAAAGTAGACGACCTTAATCATTTAAAGAAAATCCTCCGTTACTATAGAGATCGAGGATTCGATTATGCATTAGATGACGTCGGTGAAGGATATAGCACAATTGAACTTTTAGCGGACTTAAAACCAAAGTACATGAAGCTCGACATGCAATATGTTTTTAATGTCGCTAAAGACATAGAAAAGCAAAAGATAGCGAGGAGATTTTTGGAAAAGGCTTTAGAAATCGGTTCTATTCCGTTAGCAGAAGGCATTGAAACCTATCAGGATTTTGAGTGGTTAAAACAGCTTGGCTATCAATTATTCCAAGGTTATTATTTTGGGAAACCAGCGGCATCGCCTTTATCTGAAGTCTGA
- a CDS encoding dihydrofolate reductase family protein, with protein MGKIIVAMYVTLDGVMEEPSWTAPYWDDELAKFQLDLLFGSDALLLGRVTYEGFAAAWPSAEDEEGFADRINQLPKYIVSTTLQRTEWNARLITSNFVQEVVKLKKTGQRLLVYGSAELIETLLKHDLIDELHLMTFPLVLGEGKRLFKENADQKMFNLQTIRSTDSGVLIASYIPDK; from the coding sequence ATGGGAAAAATTATTGTAGCTATGTATGTAACACTTGATGGTGTAATGGAAGAACCGTCGTGGACAGCCCCTTATTGGGATGACGAACTAGCTAAATTTCAACTAGACTTATTGTTTGGTAGTGATGCATTGCTTCTTGGACGTGTAACATATGAAGGATTCGCTGCTGCTTGGCCCTCAGCTGAAGATGAAGAAGGGTTTGCTGATCGAATTAATCAGTTACCAAAATATATCGTATCCACAACGTTGCAACGTACTGAATGGAATGCTCGGCTCATCACCAGTAATTTTGTGCAAGAAGTCGTTAAGTTGAAAAAAACGGGACAGCGGTTATTGGTCTATGGGAGTGCCGAGTTGATCGAGACTTTGTTAAAGCATGATTTAATCGATGAACTGCATTTAATGACCTTCCCTCTTGTCTTGGGTGAAGGCAAACGACTATTTAAAGAAAATGCCGATCAAAAAATGTTCAACCTTCAAACAATCCGTTCTACTGACTCTGGTGTCTTGATCGCTAGTTACATACCAGATAAATAA